A single Perognathus longimembris pacificus isolate PPM17 chromosome 17, ASM2315922v1, whole genome shotgun sequence DNA region contains:
- the Rprml gene encoding reprimo-like protein yields MNATFLNHSGLEEVGGAGGGAGAALGNRSHGLGTWLDCCPGGAPLAASDGVPAGLAPDERSLWVSRVAQIAVLCVLSLTVVFGVFFLGCNLLIKSESMINFLVQERRPSKDVGAAILGLY; encoded by the coding sequence ATGAACGCGACCTTCCTCAACCACAGCGGCTTGGAGGAGgtgggcggcgcgggcggcggcgcgggggccGCGCTGGGGAACCGCAGCCACGGCCTGGGCACGTGGCTGGACTGCTGTCCCGGGGGCGCGCCGCTGGCCGCCAGCGACGGGGTCCCCGCGGGGCTGGCGCCCGACGAGCGCAGCCTGTGGGTGTCGCGCGTGGCGCAGATCgccgtgctgtgtgtgctgtcgCTCACCGTGGTCTTCGGCGTCTTCTTCCTGGGCTGCAATCTGCTCATCAAGTCCGAAAGCATGATCAACTTTCTGGTGCAGGAGCGCCGGCCCTCCAAGGACGTGGGCGCCGCCATCCTGGGGCTGTACTGA